From the genome of Triticum aestivum cultivar Chinese Spring chromosome 1A, IWGSC CS RefSeq v2.1, whole genome shotgun sequence:
AAGATGTCTTAAACATGATCCTGGGGAAAGGCCACCCATTGCTAGTTATCCTGTCAATGATCAAGACGCAGTTCAGAGAGCATATATCCTTAAGGGTGCATTCAAACCTTATGCACATAACTTTGAAGCAAGAAGAATTGGGAATAGAGTTCGGTCATTCAGTCCTTTTTGGCTTCATAAACATAGTTGGCTTCAATATAGTATCAAGGAGAAAGCTGCATTTTACTTTGTATGCTTCTTGTTCAAAGAGAAAAAAACTCGTGGCAAGGGAACTAATGCATTTACTGATGGCGGTTGGAGAAATTGGAATAGAGATGATGCTCTTGATAAGCACGTTGGTGGTGTAACAAGTGTGCACAAATGCAGCTAAAGAGAAATATGACTTATTTGTGAATCCCCGTGCAACAATTAATGATCTTCTTGTGAAGGTGGATAGTGAGGATCTACGTCTTTACAGGATGAGGTTGAAGTATTCACTTAGATGCTTGCAGTTTCTTCATCATCAAGGATTGGCATTTCGTGGGCATGATGAAAGTGAACAATCTAGCAACAGGGGGAACTTCATTGAGCTATTGAAATGGCTTGCAACAAATAGTGAGAGGTGAATAAGTATGTCTTGAAGAATGCACCAGGTAATTGCAAATTGACTTCTCACCAGATACAAAATCAGAGTATTCAATGTTGTGCAGTACATACTAGAAATCAAATTATTGAACAAGTTGGTGATGATCATTACGCTATTCTAGCTCATGAGTCTAGTGATGTATCACATAAAGAACAACTAGCTCTATGTTTGCGTTTTGTTGATAAAGTAGGAAGGCCAAGTGAGGACTTTCTTGGAGTTGTTCATGTAAGTGACACCACTGCATTGTCACTTAAGGAAGCAATTCAAACTTTACTTGCCAATCATGGTTTGACTATAACTCAAATTCGTGGGCCAGGTTATGATGGGGCTAGTAACATGAGAGGAGAAATTAAAGGACTGAAAACATTAATCATGAAAGAGTCACCTTCTGCCTATTACATTCATTGTTTTGCACATCAACTCCAACTAGTTCTTGTTGCTGTTGCCAAGGGAAATGATGACTGTGTATGGTTTTTTGATCGAGTGTCTTTATTGTTGAACATTATTGGAGTTTCTTGTAAGCGTCATGACATGCTTAGATATGCTAGACTTCATAATATCATGAAACTACTTGAATGTGGTAAGTTACAAACTGGGAGTGGTCTGAATCAAGAGATGGGGTTACCTAGGCCTGGTGATACTAGGTGGGGCTCTCATTACAAAATTGTTCTCAACATTATTGCTATGTATCCCACAATTCGTGATGTAATCATCATTCTTGGACAAGATGCTTCACAAAGGAGTGATTGTCCAAAATCCATACCATTGTTGGAGTGTTCGAGTCATTTGACTTTATTTTCAATGCCCACTTGATGCTTGTCATTCTTGGATACACAAGTGATTTGTCTGATTGTTTGCAAAGAAGAGACCAAGACATTCTTTCTGCAATGGCAATGGTTACATTAGCAAAAGATAGAATACAAGAACTGAGGTCTAATGGGTGGGATGCATTTCTTCAAAGAGTCACATTATTTTGTAACAAGCATAGCATTCAAGTTCCTACAATGGAAGATAATTATGTGCCTTATGGAAGATCAACACGGTTTGTTCGACCCCAAACAAATGATGATCACTTTAGAAGAGAAGTGTTTCTTGGAGTAATTGATCAAATTAGTCAAGAGCTTGAAAATTGGTTTGACGTGATCAATATGGAGTTGCTATCTTGTATGCTTTCTTTGAATCCTGCCAACTCATTTGCTGCTTTTGATGCACACAAGGTACGCAAACTTGCCGAGTTCTATCCAGAAGACTTTTCAAGTGCTGACTTGATACACCTTGAACTACAACTTGATAACTATATTGGTGACATGAGAAAAGATGAGAACTTTCAAGGCCTTGGAAATCTTGTTGATCTCTCAGTTAAGCTTGTTCAAACAGGGAGGCATATAGTTCATAATTTTGTGTACTTGCTTCTAAAATTGGTATTGATTCTACCAGTGGCAACAGCAAATGTTGAGAGAGCATTTTCTGCCATGACTTTAGTCAAAAACAAGTTGAGAAATAAGATGTGTGATAGTCTTTTGGATGATTGTCTGGTCACATAGATTGAGCGGGATATTCTCTCTAAGGTGAATGAAGATGACATAATTGACATTTTCATGGCTATGCAGAAGCGTAGGCCGGAAACATAGTcttctttgaacttctcaaggtATGTAGTATGTACTATGTCTATGTAGTCTTCTTTTATGCAAAATTGAGACATAAGTAAGAATTTTAGTGTGTTTGTAAGACCATATTGATCTATTTCTCTGTGTTATTGATAATTAGTAATATCGTTCACATGTCAAATTTGTTGTACAAGAAAATTGGAAGCGGCCCACCCTGTTGTcaaatgctagctccgccactgaatgcaggcaagagtcagtctacttgtcacggacgcaatgcctatatacattatcattgtCATGAATAACATGATAACTATGTGCTTttgtatcaattgcccaatagtaattttttacccaccgtatgctatttctaTGAGAGAGAAGAACTATGTCTCGGGATCTATTttaatcatattacaaaaaccaaaaatacattgatgcaatttacttttattttactttacaaTTTACCTATCTACTACTGTCAGATTTGgtccttgcaattaacgagtacaaggggactgacaaccctcttgcctgcgttggatgcaagtatttgcttttgtgtgtaggTACTTTTCAATAGGCATTTGCGTGGTTCTCTTATTGGTTctataaccttggttctcaccgtGGAAAATACTAACCGCTACTATGTTGTTTCACCCTTCCTCTTCCGGGAAAAtaccaatgcagctcacaagtagcatccCCGCAGCCATCACGACGTCAACGCCCACCCGCGCCACCTCGCGGCCGTGGGCATTGCCGCCGCCGCGCCAGCATCACGCCCCTGCCGAGCAGTCGCATCTCGCGCTACTGCTGTGCAccaaggagggaggaggagccctGCCGCCGACTAGGCTTCGCCTGGCGGCGGCAGGGgaaaggaaggaagggagaggcccgcgggtggggcggctagggttcgcccCGACGCCACTCACGAGAGCCGCGCGGGTGGCAATTTTTTCTAAGAGAAGAGTGATGATGTAATATTGTTTcaattttaatataaagttagcCATGATGCCTTCCTTGGAAAAAATGTGTGTTATAAAAATCAAATCATTAGAATCTTCTTTCACATACAATTTTTTTTTGGAACAATGGCAGGCTACGAACGGAAGTACGAGCAGGAGGCCGGAACCTACTCCAGTGCAGAAATGGGTACCTCCAGAGTTGGGCTGGATCAAAGTAAACGTGGATGGTGCTACGTCCAAAGTGGGATCAAAAGGAGGAGCCGGTGTTGTATTCAGGAATCATGAAGGGGCTTTCCTTGGAGGCGCATGCCATGTCTTGCCTGGGTGCCCGGATCCTGCGGCTAGTGAACTGCATGCTTGTCGACGAGTAGTTCAATTAGCAGATGAGTTTAATGCCAATCGCCTGCATATTGAGACAGATAGCAAAGAGATAGCTAGCAAGCTTCGGAACAGGGAGAAGGACTTGTCCGTGCTGGGACCATTAGTAGAAGAGGTGAAAATGATGTTGCAGGCGCGGGAGCAGTGGAAGATTACCTGGGTTCGCCGCTCGGCGAATGGTGCAGCACACGCGCTAGCTAGAGAAGGGGTTTCTAATGACTTATGTAAGGTCTGATTACACCAACCGCCTGATTGTATCTTGCACATTCTATCGGCAGAGATTCCTGCCTTTTATGAATAAATAGGAACGGtgtgttcctcaaaaaaaaaaaatattTCACATACAATTTTGATGGTATACTttgtgtatcatgcatgtcatatattattaatcTTATCAACTATAAAAGGTTTTTTTAGACAAATCAATTATAAAAGGTAACCTTGGAAAACGTATTAGGCTCTTGGGCTGGGCCTCCTCGCACATTAACCTATGAACATTGTTTTGAATCAATAAAGTGAgcgagatttctcaaaaaaaaaagactgTGTCGGCTTCCTCTCCGTGTGGGGGCGGTGGAACaaacttttttttttttgcataaaaGCGGTGGAACAAATTGGGAAGCTgggagtttcaaaaaaaaaaactgggAAGCGGGGTTGAGCGACGGACGAACCCTAACCTGCAGAGCGGAGCGGCCGAAGAGCAATCGGAACCCAACTCGTGACCGACTCGGCGACATATAAGTCTCCCCTCTCTTACAAATCGCAAGTGGTACGTCCGCAAACGAAATATATATACTATATACTACGTACGCGCAGAGGCCAGAGGCGACGGTTCCAACAGCCGAAGCGAAATCAACCTGCGATGGCGGCGGCAGCCCTTGGACACGCGGCGTTGAGGATCGGCGGCCGCGCTCTCCAGAGGGCCGCCCTGTCCCCGGCGGCGCAACGCCGGCTTGTCCACACCAGGGTGCGCGAAAATTCACCTTCATATATCTACGTACCTTCCAATGGATCGATTTTCTTCCTTCGGTGCTCACCACTAATATTCTCGACTCTGCATCTGCTGCAGGTGCCCACACACGATGAGAAAATAGACGTCGCGGCTCGCTTGATGCGCATCCAGGATCTGAAAGAGGAGCTGTACAATCAGATCGCCGCGTGCAAAGACAAGTACATGGTCAGTGGCAACATAGGCCGAAACAATACTCATCTGCTCGAGCATCTCTCGGAACAAATCAAACCTAGACACGACGACCCACGCTGGTCAGCCTCTTCCTCTTATAACATCTCAATACTATCATCAGCATGCATATATCTATGTAGGAGTCCTATGTTGCTTCCTAATTCTGCTTCTTCTTGTATCATAATTAATGTGACCTGCAGGCGCTCGTGTCGGCGATGGGCGTTTGTCAACGATGTCTACAAATACTCTGGCGCCGTCTTCATTGCCACCACGGCCGCAAATCTCATCTTCTATTCCGTTCACAAGATTTATCCAAGAGAGGAGAATAATGACAAGAGGGTCCTCGATGCAGGGCTCAAGAATGTCTTTTCATGTTAGCCCGGAAAACAAGAACTAAACTACCGGGTCTATTTGTTATTAGACGTACGTTTCATTGTGTGTTATGACGTTTCATTGTATCTCTGATTACTTTGTAAGACGTAAATCCTTGGTGATCTTTGCTGGGCTAGTTGGTGGTATTTGGTGCTTCCCATTTCACTGTCGATGATATGCTGCTCTATATAAGCTACTCCTGTTATCAAGCCAATCATTTTTTACGGAACCTCGTCACAGGGCCAGGTGCTCTGACTTTGCATTATAGAAGAAAAGAGttgatccagtttataagggaaACCGGATCGAAAACCTAACAGAGTGGCCCAGTTTATGAGGGAAATCAGACCGAAAAACCGCACACGCAGCGAACCCTTGCCGACCACACGACCCAAGGCAACATtgcaacaaacacacacacccGACTCCGGAGCCGCCACTCCGACGTCCCCCGCCCTCATGCGAGCCACAACGCCGCATGGCTCAGGCGCCTCGTAGCCCTTGCTACACGAGACGACCACCCGCAAACCACGAACGTTGTACCAAAATCCGGGGCCACCGCCTCGACTTCCAGCCAGACCGACCCACAGATCGCGTCGACCGGGCCGACGAACTGGCCACCCTCGCAGCACCAGGTCGCCGCCCATGCCAAGCAAAGCAGCAGACCTACCCAATAGGACCGTCGTTGCATGACCATCCGAGGCCGTCGCCTCGGCATACATCCACCATCCGGAGCCGCCGCTTTGGCATCCACCGTCCGGGCATACCACCAGAAGCACAAAAGCCACAAGCGCCAACCGAACCTCGTCTCCAAAGATGGCGCCTCCAAGAAAGATAAACGACGTCCAAGAAAACGCCGCCGCCTTCTGATCTAGAAAATTAAATCTGGGGTTTCACCCAGAAGACGAGGTCCTTTGGTTGGAGGCGGGTCGGGGCTCCTCGACGACGCCATCAAGATGGAAACGGCGCAATAGAGCGCCACCGTCACCGGCACCGACTGAGTCGGGTAGAAACTTTCGTCCAGAGCCCCACGACAACCACCATCACCATACTGCCACAAGGACAGCCCACCGCGCCGCAGCCCTTGACACATCCAGGGAGCCGCCAGCCTCGCCGGAAGCACCACCGGCCATGCCACAACCAACCACACGACACCAGACCCGGAGCCGCCGCCAACAGCCATGAGCACCCCTCCACCACTCGCACGGACTGAGCTGGCTGAGCACACATCGCACGGAGGCCAGGGGCCACTCCCCAAGACCGCCGCAGCAAATCCACCTACGCGGCACCGCCGCGCCGCCATCCAGGTGCTGCAGCATGCCGCCACCAGCGCAGCTCGACCAGCCGGACGTGCAGCCGCCGGAGCCACACGCCTGGGCACCCCTACCGACGGATCCAGCCTCCAGGCGCCAGATCCACGGCGGTCGTCCCTAGCACCGCCCCGCATGACCCACAGGAAGGGAGGAGAAGAGAGAACGGCGCCGCCACCATGCCCGGGGCCGCTGCCCCGACTTGCCTGCGCCGGCGAAACGCGGCCGTCGTCAGTCGCCTCGCGTCGTCCAGGGCCGCCTTTACGCGCCTTGCAAGGAGAAGTTCCCACCGCCACCGAACGCTGAGCGGGATTTGCCCATCGGATTCACCTGGTGGCGGCGAGGAGGGCTAGGGTGGAGGTGAGGAAAATGGGGGCGGCGGCTGCTAGGTTTCTCCCGTGCCGCCCCCTTGGGAGCGACGCGAGCAGTAAACTAGGCAATGGTTTTACATGGACTCCATCAAGCCAATCACCACATGGCAAAGCTTTAGGCCATCTTTGATTGAGAACACATGAATATGGAAAACATATGACTGATATACTATGTGGCTCTTGTATCTTACTCCAttgcaaaatagatgacccaactttgtattaaaattagtacaaagttggatcatctattttggaacagagggagtatatagcaTTTTGAAATATACTGGTCAACTCAGGATTGACCCAGCAGTGGGAAAATAAAGCCCCTTTGAAAATTTTCAGATTTCTTTCCCCTAACTAAGAGCTCTAGTATTGTGAATCAAACCACATACACAAGAAATCAAGTCCTACAAGATGCTACATCCACTCAAAACACAGCATGTATGCGTGTGTATCATTCGAAGGTGGGCATAGGTATCCCTCGCCTAATTCAAACAAAACCCATAGCTATTGTTGGCACAAACCCACACAT
Proteins encoded in this window:
- the LOC123183448 gene encoding uncharacterized protein, giving the protein MAAAALGHAALRIGGRALQRAALSPAAQRRLVHTRVPTHDEKIDVAARLMRIQDLKEELYNQIAACKDKYMVSGNIGRNNTHLLEHLSEQIKPRHDDPRWRSCRRWAFVNDVYKYSGAVFIATTAANLIFYSVHKIYPREENNDKRVLDAGLKNVFSC